A genomic stretch from Salarias fasciatus chromosome 18, fSalaFa1.1, whole genome shotgun sequence includes:
- the sntg1 gene encoding gamma-1-syntrophin, whose product MEFKTSNEEIKTGIYLMQEGNEEPFNVRLHLAKDILTIQEQDVICVSGEPFYSSERTVTIRRQTIGGFGLSIKGGAEHKIPVVISKISKEQKAELSGLLFIGDSILQINGINVRSYRHEEVVQVLRNAGEEVTLTVSFLKKTPAFLKLPLCEDCACVPSDQSSGTSSPLCDSGLHLNFHPNNTDTLSCSSWPTSPGLRWEKRWVDLRLLPLLHSRLSQYMPGSDTCRRNAFQVVAVDGVCSGVIQFPAAEDCLDWLQAVAANISSLTKHNVKKINRNFPVNQQIIYMGWVDEKEQDSVQDRMYSPKFLALRGSSLFKFCAPPVTTWDWTRAEKSFTVYEIMCKILKDNDLLDQRRHCFSVQTESGEDLFFSVELEEELLMWEKAFQMATFLEVERLQSKTYACIMESHLMGLTIDFTSGFVCFDAASKAVLWRYKFSQLKGSSDDGKSKIKFLFQNQDSKSIEAKELEFSNLFAVLHCIHAFFAAKVACLDPMFLDSGATSAAAAGIPSLSGLSCNSQTPKLKYVT is encoded by the exons ATGGAGTTCAAGACTTCAAATGAAGAG ataAAGACTGGGATTTATCTGATGCAGGAAGGTAATGAGGAGCCCTTTAATGTTCGACTCCACCTGGCCAAAGATATTCTGACCATTCAGGAACAAGACGTCATCTGTGTGTCAGGAGAGCCTTTCTACTCCAGT GAGCGGACTGTGACCATCCGCAGACAGACGATTGGAGGCTTCGGTCTGAGCATCAAG ggaggAGCGGAGCACAAAATCCCCGTCGTCATTTCCAAAATATCCAAAGAACAAAAAG CTGAACTCTCGGGACTGCTCTTCATCGGGGACAGCATCCTTCAG ATCAATGGAATAAACGTGAGGAGCTATCGACACGAGGAGGTG GTTCAAGTTCTTAGAAACGCTGGAGAGGAAGTCACTCTGACTGTGTCCTTCCTGAAGAAGACTCCAGCCTTTCTCAAACTGCCACTGTGTGAAGACTGCGCat GCGTTCCCAGTGATCAGAGCAGCGGGACGTCGTCTCCACTGTGTGACAGTGGCCTGCACCTCAACTTCCACCCCAACAACACA GACACGTTGTCCTGCTCGTCCTGGCCCACGTCTCCAGGTCTGCGCTGGGAGAAGAGATGGGTGGACCTgcgcctcctccccctgctgcaCTCGCGCCTGTCGCAGTACATGCCGGGGTCCGACACCTGCCG GAGGAACGCCTTCCAGGTGGTCGCCGTGGACGGAGTGTGTAGCGGAGTGATCCagtttcctgctgctgaggacTGTTTGGACTGGCTTCAGGCCGTCGCCGCCAACATTTCCAGCCTCACCAAGCACAAT GTGAAGAAGATTAACAGGAACTTCCCAGTGAACCAGCAG ATTATCTACATGGGCTGGGTGGATGAGAAGGAGCAGGACTCCGTCCAGGACCGAATGTACTCGCCAAAGTTCCTGGCTCTCAGAGGCTCCTCCCTCTTCAAGTTCTGTGCTCCTCCT GTCACCACTTGGGACTGGACCAGAGCGGAGAAAAGCTTCACTGTGTATGAGATCATGTGCAAGATTTTAAAG gataaCGACCTGCTGGATCAGCGGCGGCACTGCTTCAGTGTGCAGACGGAGAGCGGGGAGGACCTGTTCTTCAgcgtggagctggaggaggagctgctgatgtGGGAGAAGGCCTTTCAGATGGCCACGTtcctggaggtggagagg CTGCAGAGTAAGACATACGCCTGCATCATGGAGAGTCACCTGATGGGACTCACCATCGACTTCACCTCTGGGTTCGTTTGTTTCGACGCTGCCTCtaag GCGGTTCTGTGGAGATACAAGTTCTCTCAGCTCAAAGGCTCCTCTGACGACGGAAAGAGCAAAATCAAGTTTCTCTTCCAAAATCAAGATTCCAAATCCATCGAAGCAAAG GAGCTGGAGTTCTCCAACCTCTTCGCCGTTCTTCACTGCATCCACGCTTTCTTCGCTGCCAAAGTGGCGTGTCTGGACCCCATGTTCCTGGACAGCGGCGCCACCAGCGCCGCCGCGGCCGGGATCCCGTCGCTCTCCGGCCTCTCCTGTAACTCGCAGACCCCTAAACTAAAGTACGTGACCTGA
- the pcmtd1 gene encoding protein-L-isoaspartate O-methyltransferase domain-containing protein 1, which translates to MGGAVSAGEDNDDLIDNLKEAQYIRTEKVEQAFRAIDRGDYYLDGYRDSAYKDLAWKHGNIHLSAPCIYSEVMEALKLQPGLSFLNLGSGTGYLSTMVGLIIGPFGVNHGVELHTDVVEYAREKLDEFIKNSDSFDKFEFCEPVFVVGNCLEISTDSHQYDRIYCGAGVQKEQENYMKVLLKVGGILVMPIEDQLTQIIRTGQSTWESKNILAVSFASLAQQNRADGEKPDTVHLPPVTVRSLQDLSRIYIRRTLRSLAGEEGGRGSLQRVPQKRKRRRCRRRRINTYVFVGNQLIPQMVESEEEEHTEEEQKEVEEVEEEEDRDIGDIEILKQVNVLREQIMSLPLPEALKAYLLYYREK; encoded by the exons ATGGGTGGAGCTGTGAGCGCCGGCGAGGACAACGACGACCTGATCGACAACCTGAAGGAGGCGCAGTACATCCGCACGGAGAAGGTGGAGCAGGCCTTCCGGGCCATCGACCGCGGGGACTACTACCTGGACGGATACCGGGACAGCGCCTACAAAGACCTGGCCTGGAAACACGGGAACATCCACCTGTCGGCACCATGCATCTACTCGGAGGTGATGGAGGCGCTCAAGCTGCAGCCGGGTCTCTCCTTCCTCAACCTGGGCAGCGGCACCGGCTACTTGAGCACCATGGTGGGACTCATCATTG GTCCGTTCGGTGTGAACCACGgcgtggagctgcacacggacGTGGTGGAGTACGCCCGCGAGAAGCTGGACGAGTTCATCAAGAACAGTGACAGCTTCGATAA GTTCGAGTTCTGCGAGCCTGTCTTCGTGGTGGGAAACTGTCTGGAGATTTCCACCGACAGTCATCAGTACGATAGGATTTACTGCGGCGCCGGCGTgcagaaggagcaggagaactACATGAAGGTCCTGCTGAAGGTCGGAGGGATCCTGGTGATGCCCATCGAAGACcag CTGACTCAGATCATCAGAACCGGTCAGAGTACCTGGGAGAGCAAGAACATCTTGGCGGTTTCCTTTGCTTCTCTGGCACAACAGAACCGAGCCGACGGCGAGAAGCCTGACACTGTTCATCTAc CCCCGGTGACGGTGCGCAGCCTTCAGGATCTGTCCCGGATCTACATCCGCCGCACGCTGCGCAGCCTGGCgggcgaggagggggggcggggctcgcTGCAGCGCGTCCCCCAGAAGCGCAAACGGAGACGCTGCCGGCGGCGCCGCATCAACACCTACGTGTTCGTGGGAAACCAGCTCATCCCACAGATGgtggagagcgaggaggaggagcacacggaagaggagcagaaggaggtggaggaggtggaggaggaggaggacagggacaTCGGAGACATTGAAATCCTCAAGCAGGTGAACGTTCTGAGGGAGCAGATCATGAGTCTGCCGCTGCCCGAAGCGCTCAAGGCCTACCTGCTGTACTACCGAGAGAAGTGA